DNA from Mycobacterium bourgelatii:
CAGTCCCTTGAGTGCAGTGACGCCGAGGTCGACGGCACTGAGCGACTTGAACATTCCGCCGTAGCGGCCAATCGGCGTCCGCACCGGCTCGCAGATGACAGCTTCCCGCCGGGCAGACGTACGAGCGCTGCTGGTCATAGGTGTCGTCCGCCGGTGATTTCCAGGACGGTGCCGGTCATGTACGAGGACATGTCCGAGGCCAGGAACAGCGCGACGCTTGCCACCTCGCTGGGTTCACCGGCGCGGCCCATCGGAACCTCGGCCACCTTGGAATCCCAGATGCGTTGCGGCATGGCTTCGGTCATGGCGGAGCGGATCAATCCGGGAGCAATCGCATTCACTCGGACACCCAGGTACGCAAGCTCTTTGGCGGCGGCCTTGGTCATTCCGACGATGCCGGCCTTGGCTGCCGAGTAGTTGGTCTGTCCGATCATGCCGACCTTGCCCGAGATGGACGACATGTTGATGATTACGCCGCGCTTTTGCTCGCGCATGACCGCGGCGGCCAACCTCGTGCCGTTCCACGTGCCCTTGAGGTGCACGTTGATGACCTGGTCGAACTGCTCTTCGGTCATCTTGCGCATGGTCGCATCGCGGGTGATGCCCGCGTTGTTGACCATGATGTCCAGGGCACCGAACCGATCGATTGCGGTCTGAATGAGGGTCTGAACGTCGTCGGCCTGCGTCACATCGCAGCGCACCGCCAACGCGACGTCGTCGCCGCCGAGTTGCTTTGCCGCCACCTGGGTCGCTTCGAGGTTCACGTCGCCGAGCACCACCCGTGCCCCCTCGGCAATGAACCGCTCCGCGATGGCGAATCCCAGACCTTGCGCGCCTCCGGTAATGACCGCGCTCTGACCGCTTAACAACGACACCTGAATACGCCTCCCGTTCATGGCCCGAGCGGGCCCCGTCGGGCCAATATCATATTTCATATAGGATCTGCCCCGGACGGCGGTGCCCAGCCGCACGCCAGAAGGAGCATCGGCAAATGACCGCCCCTGACGTCTCTGACGAGGACTTTCAGGAAATCCTGAGGCAAACTCGCCACTTCGTCCGTACCGCGGTGATCCCGCGCGAGCAGGAGATCCTGGACGACGACCGGGTCCCCGACGATTTGCGCGACCACGCCAAAAAGATGGGCCTATTCGGGTACGCGATCCCGCAGGAATGGGGTGGCCTGGGCCTGAATTTGGAGCAGGACGTCGAACTCGCCATGGAGTTGGGCTATACCTCGCTGGCCGTGCGGTCGATGTTCGGCACGAATAACGGCATCGCCGGACAGGTCCTGGTGGGCTTCGGCACCGACGAGCAGAAGGCCCGCTGGCTGGAACCGATCGCCTCGGGTGACGTCGTCGCCTCCTTCGCTCTGACCGAACCCGGCGCCGGGTCGAATCCGGCCGGCCTGAAGACGAAAGCCGTTCGGGATGGCGGGGATTGGGTGATCAACGGCCAGAAGCGGTTCATCACCAACGCACCGGTGGCCAATCTGTTTGTAGTCTTCGCGCGCACCCGTCCCGCCGACGAGCGGGGCCCCGGCATCGCGGTCTTCCTGGTTCCCGGCGACGCGCCCGGTGTCGAGGTGGGTGCAAAGGACGCGAAGATGGGCCAGGAAGGCGCCTGGACCGCCGACGTCAACTTCACCGACGTCCGGGTCGACGATTCGGCGTTGGTCGGCGGGAGCGAGGACATCGGGTACCGCGCGGCGATGACCTCGTTGGCGCGCGGCCGGGTCCACATCGCCGCCATCGCGGTGGGCGCCGCCCAGCGCGCCCTGGACGAATCCGTGGCGTATGCCGCCACGGCGACGCAGGGCGGAACGCCGATCGGCAACTTCCAGTTGGTGCAAGCAATGCTGGCCGATCAACAAACCGCCGTGCTCGCCGGCCGCGCACTGGTCCGCGACGCCGCCCGACTGTGGGTAACGAACCAGGACCGACGCATCGCACCCTCAGCGGCGAAGCTCTTCTGCACCGAAATGGCCGGCAAGGTAGCCGATCTCGCGGTTCAGATCCACGGCGGCAGCGGCTATATGCGCGGTGTTCCGGTCGAACGCATCTACCGCGACGTACGGCTGCTGCGGCTTTACGAGGGCACCAGTGAGATTCAGCAGCTGATCATCGGATCCAACTTGGTCAAGGCGGCGCAGCGCCAGTGATCAGCCGATGAGTTCGAGCGTCCCCAAGTCGCGGATGGCCTGACAACCGCGCCGCAGCATGGTCAGCACCATGTCGTCGCCGCGTTCGGTGGCGGTGGCGAACGCGAAGCCAAGTGCCGAGATCAACACGGTGTGTGGCATTCCGAGTCGGTAGTCACGCCAGCAGGTTTCGCGGTCGTAGTCGCTGACGCCGTAACCCTGTAAGGCTTGGTGGTATTCGCCGACGAGGTCCTCTTCGATGGCGGCGCGCAACTCGGAGTTGAGGCTGGTGGCGGTGAAGTAGGCCAGATCCCGCGCCGGAAGGCCGACGCTGACCGTTTGCCAATCGACCACGCTGACTCGGCGGTATTCGGGATCGAACAACAAGTTGTCGAGCCGGTAGTCCCCGTGCAGCAGGGCGAATCTGTCGCGTTCGGCGAGTAACCACGGTGCTACCAGATCCATTGTTGCCCTGAATGTCTCACGATCCTCAGCAGTCATCCGGTCACCGATTTTGTCCAAGGTGATGCCGGCGCTCATCTTCGCGACCTCGCCGAGTCCTGCCGCGGAGGCCTCGTCAGGGCGCTGAAACGCGATTTCGGGGAGGTCCAACCAGAAGGTGTCACACCAGCCGGGCCCGTGCAGCCCGGCTAACGCCGTGACCGCTAGCCGTGCCGCCTGTTCGCCGCACCCCGCGATCTGGTCGCCTTGCACGGCGGGCGCTTGGTCGGCCAGCAGTAGCGCGAAATCCGTTGCATCCTCCGTGATTCCGACGTGGAAACACTGGGGTGTCGGCACGTCGACACGGTCAACCATGTACGTGTAGAACGCGCATTCGCTGCGATAGCCGATTGCGACCCGGTCGCGAACGGTGTCGTCCTGGGCCGGCATCTTGATGACGAAGGTCGGCGGCAACTCTCCGGGGTCACTTCCGTAGGTCACCGCCACCCGGTACGTGGCCCCGGTCTGTCCGGTGCCGATGGGGACAACGTCAACGGCGGAGACCTCAACCGGCGTGCCGCGCGCGCTGAGCACCGTCGCCAGCCACTCGGGCGTGACGTCGCCGGGGTGCCGGGGAATCGCAACAGAGGCAGTCACACGAGCAACTGTAAGCGATACGGCATGAGCTTCGGTGGGCCGGACCTAATCGGCGCCTAATCGGTGTGAATCCGCCATTCCGCGGCCTCGTGCTGCTGACTCCAGAACTCGCTGAATCGCCCACCCGCGGCTAGCAATTCGTCAATCGTTCCGTCTTCCACCACCTGGCCGTTGTCGACGAACAGAACGCGGTCGGCGTGCCTGATGCTCGCCAGGCGATGCGCGACGATCACCCGGGTGCGCGATTGGGGATCCGCGGTCAGCGCGTCGACCACCGCTACCTCGTTCTCGGTGTCCAGCGCGCTGGTGGCCTCGTCGACCAGCAGGACCGGCGCGGGCTTCAGCAGAGCGCGTGCGATGCTCACCCGTTGCCGTTCGCCACCGGAGAGCGTCGAACCTGCCTCGCCGACAACGGTGTCGTCGCCGTCGGGCAAGCGCCCGATCAGTTCGTCGACCCGGGCGAGGCGGACCGCCTGCGCGTATTGATCCTCGCCGGCATTGGGGTTACCGGCGAACACGTTCTCGCGGATCGTGCCATGGAACAGGTAAGGGTGTTGGAACACAACGCTGCTGACGTCGCGTTGGGCTTCGGCGTTCAGCGTCGCCGCATCGGTGCCGTCGATGAGGACCCGACCGCCGGTGGGATGGTGCAGGCCCGCGATCAACGCCAGGATGGTGCTCTTTCCAGAGCCCGACGGGCCGACGATCGCGGTCGTGGTGCCTGGCTGCAGGGAGAAGCTGACCCCGTCCAGAACCGGCCCGCCGGCGCTGTCGTAGCTGAAGGCAACGTCGGCGAATTCGATCCGCGGGGCTCCGGCGCCGTCGCGCAAGGTCCCCGCACCGGCGACCATGACCGGCGCGGTCAGCACCGATCGGATGCGTTCGAGGACGCCGCGGACGCTTTCCAACGCGGGTCCGAGTTCACTCACCGTGGTGAACGGCTCGAGGTAGCGGGCCAGCACGACGATCAGGGCGATCGCCTCCGGCACCGACAGTGTGCCCCCCACCGTCAATGCCGTCGTGACACCGGCGAACATGATGAGCGCCAGTTGGCTGGCGACGCTGAACAACAACTGGCCCGGAATCTGCATGCCCAGCAACCGCATGGTGGCGCCGTGCTGAGCGGCCAGCGCGGAGCCGACCAGACTGCGTGCCGGCTCCACCCGCCGCGCGGCGCGCAATGCCTGTTGGGTTCGGGCGAATTCGATGATCCGCTCGGTCAGCCTGATATTGGCTTCGCCGGCCACCTTGTCGGCGCGGCGGCTGAAGCGCGCCGATGCCCACAACGCTCCCAACAACATCGGGACACCGGCCAGCGCGGCCAACCCGAGTGGCCACGAGATGGGCAGCAGCGCCAGTGCGATGACGGCGGGCAGCAGAATCGCTGAAAA
Protein-coding regions in this window:
- the fabG gene encoding 3-oxoacyl-ACP reductase FabG — protein: MNGRRIQVSLLSGQSAVITGGAQGLGFAIAERFIAEGARVVLGDVNLEATQVAAKQLGGDDVALAVRCDVTQADDVQTLIQTAIDRFGALDIMVNNAGITRDATMRKMTEEQFDQVINVHLKGTWNGTRLAAAVMREQKRGVIINMSSISGKVGMIGQTNYSAAKAGIVGMTKAAAKELAYLGVRVNAIAPGLIRSAMTEAMPQRIWDSKVAEVPMGRAGEPSEVASVALFLASDMSSYMTGTVLEITGGRHL
- a CDS encoding acyl-CoA dehydrogenase family protein yields the protein MTAPDVSDEDFQEILRQTRHFVRTAVIPREQEILDDDRVPDDLRDHAKKMGLFGYAIPQEWGGLGLNLEQDVELAMELGYTSLAVRSMFGTNNGIAGQVLVGFGTDEQKARWLEPIASGDVVASFALTEPGAGSNPAGLKTKAVRDGGDWVINGQKRFITNAPVANLFVVFARTRPADERGPGIAVFLVPGDAPGVEVGAKDAKMGQEGAWTADVNFTDVRVDDSALVGGSEDIGYRAAMTSLARGRVHIAAIAVGAAQRALDESVAYAATATQGGTPIGNFQLVQAMLADQQTAVLAGRALVRDAARLWVTNQDRRIAPSAAKLFCTEMAGKVADLAVQIHGGSGYMRGVPVERIYRDVRLLRLYEGTSEIQQLIIGSNLVKAAQRQ
- a CDS encoding phosphotransferase family protein; its protein translation is MTASVAIPRHPGDVTPEWLATVLSARGTPVEVSAVDVVPIGTGQTGATYRVAVTYGSDPGELPPTFVIKMPAQDDTVRDRVAIGYRSECAFYTYMVDRVDVPTPQCFHVGITEDATDFALLLADQAPAVQGDQIAGCGEQAARLAVTALAGLHGPGWCDTFWLDLPEIAFQRPDEASAAGLGEVAKMSAGITLDKIGDRMTAEDRETFRATMDLVAPWLLAERDRFALLHGDYRLDNLLFDPEYRRVSVVDWQTVSVGLPARDLAYFTATSLNSELRAAIEEDLVGEYHQALQGYGVSDYDRETCWRDYRLGMPHTVLISALGFAFATATERGDDMVLTMLRRGCQAIRDLGTLELIG
- a CDS encoding ABC transporter ATP-binding protein — translated: MIRTWISLVPADRRGKIVAYAVLGFISVVARAAATVLLVPLIGALFSDTPQRALVWLGWLTAATVAGWVIDTITARIGFDLGFAVLDGSQHDVADRLPSVRLDWFTADNTATSRQAIAATGPELVGLVVNLGTPLFSAILLPAVIALALLPISWPLGLAALAGVPMLLGALWASARFSRRADKVAGEANIRLTERIIEFARTQQALRAARRVEPARSLVGSALAAQHGATMRLLGMQIPGQLLFSVASQLALIMFAGVTTALTVGGTLSVPEAIALIVVLARYLEPFTTVSELGPALESVRGVLERIRSVLTAPVMVAGAGTLRDGAGAPRIEFADVAFSYDSAGGPVLDGVSFSLQPGTTTAIVGPSGSGKSTILALIAGLHHPTGGRVLIDGTDAATLNAEAQRDVSSVVFQHPYLFHGTIRENVFAGNPNAGEDQYAQAVRLARVDELIGRLPDGDDTVVGEAGSTLSGGERQRVSIARALLKPAPVLLVDEATSALDTENEVAVVDALTADPQSRTRVIVAHRLASIRHADRVLFVDNGQVVEDGTIDELLAAGGRFSEFWSQQHEAAEWRIHTD